The segment gttaatctaTATAGattttgtgccaattataaaatcaaaaatgtaaataactaagttttatatatggttaaatgtttgatttagtgaaaaaattattttagtttcaacgGTGGAAAATAACGTAAtcaaaaacattattcaaagccatgttttatgaataaaataataacttaaataaaaatatatatatatatgttacatttattgtcacttaatttttcatttaatataattattttactaaataaacagttttttatcagtttataaaatcagttaggcatgagcatctatactattaaagcataatACTTCTTATGAATATGGTCCTGACTTTTCCAATTAATTACCAATATTGTATGTACCTTTTCGCCTGCAGTATTTGCAACCAataaaaagtcattattttgcaattacattaaagagtatttaataattcagttcttactattttttaaataaattgtttcttaaatatttacgcCGTAACTTTCCAAAAATCTTTcacgttattaattatttgaaagcatttattaaatgaaactttaaaataaaatcaagttaaaataacaaatgattaaatcaacaaaatcataatacgggtctagATTATCTCAActtcttaaaaaatagttaaatttgtaataataactaaaacacataaactaaatttaataaaattatagaaaatgttttaaaacgcacaaataattttttcaatatagagagtgttgaagatataaaatattttatttaaattaaaaaaaatcagtgtaaaataagtttaacttcgagttcaataaataaaattatcttaGTTTCAACCGGTGGAAAATAAcgtaatcaaaaaaattattcaaataatattatagagattaggAGAGACATAAAAGGTAAATAACCTCtttaataaaatctatttttatgattttgagCCTTGAGTGCTAGTTTGGAGATAAAAACTTAGTTTAGTGCTATTTTGGACTTTTTCTCAATTATAAAactagtatattttattaatttttaaaaacatttgagTGATATATTATGACTAAAAAAATTGTGagataaaccaaaagaaaagagagatatTTGGCTCCACCTATTCAAAACCTATTACAAGAATCATGTAACATAACCGGTTCTCCCcctcccaaaaaaaaattctcaaacaaCCATTTCCTCCCAACCTGGGGCAAACAGCTTTAAGAAAACAGAACTTCTCTTTCTGCTAATCTGTGTATTGTGAAGTTCTTAGAGAGGTTAATCGCTCATGCAGTTTTAACTCGGAACTGTGAGAATCTTTGGATCTTTGCTGGTTAAGCCATTGTCTAATCACATTGGGCTGCCATTATCATGCTGAACAACTTTTTAATTCTTAACCCTGCAAATCTCAAAGAAGAGGAATCAACACTTTATTTAACGAAAAACAGCGTGGCACTGGATGAAGCAACTATCTTCTATCTCACGCATGTGAACTTTAAAGATCTCAAGTAACTTGTCATCAATCCAAAAGTTGTTCTTTTTCACAAGTTCAATCATCCTTTACTTCAATACTTCGACACAGTTTAATCCAGACGACGCAATTGGTTAACTAAGAGCAATGGCACTCTATTTCAGTCTTCAAAAGGGAATTAAGTATCTAGTGAGCCTACCAGAGCATTAAAAGGAAATGTGAACAGATGCTTACAGTGAGTTTTtgtctgtttttcttttctgctTCCAGTTAGGCCTAACATGTGTACAGAATGCATGATGGTAGAAGAAGGCCAATGTACAGGGATATTGAACTCTAGCTTAGCAGGCAGCCACAGTTACATTCACAGCTTTGGTCTCTTGAGATGCTACATCATTACTTTGGCATTTCACTGCAATCTGGTTTAGTTGATAGGCCTCCTTTGCCATTCCAGCCTTAAGAAGACATGACAACAAAGAGCTCACTGTGATCTTATCCGGCGAACAACCAATCGCCACCATTTTGTGGAAAATGCTGACTGCTTCACCCATCCTTCCTTTCATGCAATTCCCAATTATAAGAATGGTAAAAGTGATCTTATCCGGTTTGCATTTCGTCTTCTCCATCTCTGCCACAATAACATTTGCCTCGTTGACCTTTCCAGCCTTACAAAACCCATCAATGACAGGGTTGTACAGAAACGGTTTCGAGACGACGCCCTCACAAGCTAACTGCCTCAAAAGATCACGAGCCCTGAGCAGCCTATTCTCTTTACAGAGGGCGTTGATAAGAATGGAATAGGTAAATGCGTTAGGAAACATTCCTTCCGCAGTCATTTCTTCCCAAAGACTAAACCCTTTGTTGACTTGTCCCACTCTGCAGTACCCATCAATCAAAGAAGTGTAGGTCACAACATCCGGGAAACAGCCGAAAGATTCCATCTTCCCGCGAACAACTTCCGCAGAAGACATGTCACCCGCTTTGGAATAACCATCGACCAGAACATTAAAAGTAATGTTATTAGGATAAATCCCCAAACCAACCATCTCATCAAACAGAAGAGACGCTTCCTTCACCTTGCCAGCTTTGCAGTACCCTGACATCATCGAAGTATAAGTAACAACATCGAGAGAACAACCCTTTCTCGACTTAACCTCGCAGAACATATCGTAGGCCTTGTTGAGATCATTACTCTCGCAAAAGCCCTTAATAAGAGTATTATAGGTAACGATATCAGGTGAACTAGTCATCATCATCTCAGCCAAAAGCTCTAATGCTTTCTCAGCTTTCCCTACACCGCACAAACCTCGAATCAGAATGTTAAACGTGCAGGTATCATTACAAGAACGAAACTTGAGATGCTTCTGGAATAGACCCATGGCATCGTCCACACGACCCAGCCTCACTAACGTGTGCAAGAAACTGTTGACCACCATAGAAACCCCTTGAACCTCGTAAGACTGGAGAAGCAAAGCAGTGGCGAAACGAAGGTCACCCTTTACAGCGAAAGAAGACACCAGAAAACCTAACAACCGGCTGTTGGGAGAAACACCATCGCTCTTCATACACTCGAACACCTTCCCCGCCAAATCGTGCAAACCGGCTTTGCAAAGCGATCTAGTGAGGAGGTTGTAAGTCCAGAAAGAGTGGCGAACGTTGAGCTTGGATCTGCTGAACTCCCAGAACCGGAACCGGATGTGGGGATCGTCGAGTTTCTTGACGACCTCGAACGCGATGAACGGGTTTATGTTCTTGCTGAGGTAGCAGAAACAGAGATCGGAGTCTGGAACCCTGTAGACGAAGAGAGTGGAGAGGATTTTGACCAGCCATGCTTCGGGGCAATGGGTTACTTCTCGGGTATTGGTCTTTAGAGGACGAGCTTGTGCTCCGCCATGAGTGTGTGTGTGGAAGAGGCCTACGGTGGTGGCCAAGGATGATCGGATCATTACGGCGTCAAAGAAGCTGCGACTGCGATTCGGGAGGAGGAGCTAGGGCTTGTTCTGGTCAAACCCCTCATCTGTGTAAGAAACTGAAACATTGGATCAGAGCCTTCTATCTTAGTTAGAAGGTTCGAATACGCTTCTATCAGCCGGTTTACTACGGTATAATTTAAGATGGTTTAGTTCGCTCCCTATGGTTTtctggtttaatttaattaatccAAATACATCGAGTCAATTTATCATGAGTCATACACCCGAGGAAGGCAGAAACTTTCCGATCGCAGGTTCAGATCGAAGATGTCAACGGAGAGACGTCCGATGACCAACGAAGAGAACGCTATGTATGTTTTTACgctttcttttgttaatttctTTAACCAGGATTTCGATGTGGGCTCGTGATTtccttttaataataacaatttgTCCTTACATAACATCTTTTGATGGACAAAAGATTGCACTGTTTCTGTCCAAATCGAAACACCTTTTACTATCACTGTCTGTGGGACAggatataattattttcttgtgGTGGATCGGAATTGCCTTCTTGTAGGTTCCTTGACATATTACAAGAAGCACCTTTGTTCGGTCACAGGAAATCTAGAAGCCTTGTTGGAAGTTACCTCTATCTGATTCTATTGGCAGGCTATGCCGTTTTAGCTGCAGGAGCTCCTTGGATTTTTCATCATCTCCACCATCTGACCCCTTCTTTGCTCTGCTGCTGCGATGTTGCGCTTTTGATTCTCACTGGTTCCCCACTCATTTTCTCctagattttattttcttacctTGTTATGTTTGTTTGCGCTTTTGATTCTCACTTGTTACCTTGTTTCTAAGAAGCACCATTTGTTGAAGACATCTCATTAAAAtctctaactcgattcttcttagGCCTATTTAACTCCGTCTAGGTTGTTAGTTAATTAAGATCTGAGAGCCCTTCTTCTCTAGTTTTATCAGATTGACCAACTTTTAGTTTATTGTTATGTCTTTCCTGGTTTTGTTGTCGACGGAGAACACTTGAGTGATTCTCCCCTCTCAAATTAACTGTTGTCTATTTGTTTTTGCTCACCCATTAATCTGATGTCGATCAGTTCTGTTGTGCGCTTGGCTCTATATTCCTTAAGTTAATTTCCATGTGTACTGTCTCAGGTATCTTTCAACagtattttgtttttcaagTCCAGAAAATACGTCTTCAGGTACAAATGCTTGATAGCTTTAGACAGTGATACACATAGTAGATTTTGGTTTCAAGGATTAGGTTTGGTAGGACGAgtaaaattaatgttttttttttttttttacttcctTGCCTATGGTGGCATTTAATAGACTTGACTGATCTAATATGAGAATCTCATTCTACAGGGTTATTACAGTTTCAGTCAGAAGTTGAAGCATGTTGTTCGTCTTCCATTTGCAATCGCTGCATATGGTATCcgtctaaccatgtctttttcGCTTGCTTTTACTGGTTATGAAGTCTATCAGCTATATTCAACAACATATccaaatataaattcaaaatatgagtGGGGAAAGTTTTACAACTATGATTTTTAACTAAACTTGCTTCTTGTCCtcgtgtgtttttttttcctaattgaGACTACATGTTATTATTGTCTTCGTGATATGTTTAGTACCTTTCGATATATGTCCAGGGACCGCTGGGATGCTTCTTGTGATAGTATGGGATCCCCAAATCAGCATTCTTTCTACCTCTGCTTTACAACGGTTCGTAGCTGGTTATCCGCTTGTTAAGTATCTATCTTAGTTGCAAATCCATAATTTGCATCAtgtgctctttttttttggatatgaTCTACAGGATCATTATGATTGCTGAATCAGTGTGTGCTGGCTTCTTCATGAGTTTATATATAGGTGAGACTGCCCTTCAGTTAAATAGTATATGTTAAATGTAGTAGTTTTATAACTGCTGCTTTTTATTTCAGGTTATGTGCATCAATACAATTCCGTTAATTCCAGGCCAGATGTCTTGAAGTCGTTATACTCTCCTCTTCAACCGTCAAGTTCTATGGACGGCCTGAGGTATTATGAAGGCCGACTTTCTGATCAACAGACGGCTTTGTTACAATATCAGCGAGAAAACCTCCATTTTCTAAGCGAGGAGGTATCCATCCATCCCCTAATTGAATGAAACAGATACAAAATGCTCTCCCCTATTTTTCATCTAACGTTTCTTGATATTTCTGTGCCTTTTCAAAGATTCTGTCTTTGCAAGAGAAACTAAGCAAATATGAACAATCTGATGATGGAAGAACCCCTCAGGTGAAGATTTTCTCTGGCAAGCTTTCTTTTCCTTTACCAATAGCACATAGCTTCTTAATATTCCTCAATGTTGAATGCTTGGTAGGTTGATCTGGCACATCTTTTAGCTTCTCGAGATCAGGAGTTGAGGACCCTTTCAGCTGAGGTAATACTTATTTATTTCAGAAGCTCCATCTATATACAAATGTGAATTTAATGTTCTCACTTGCAGATGAATCAACTTCAGTCTGAGCTACGGCTTGCTCGTTCTTTGATAGCAGAGAGAGATGCAGAGGTGCAGCGTGTCAACAATACCAACAGTCAGGTATTTGTAGGTAAAATCTAGAGATTTTATTCAAGATTCAAAGTAATCTTGGAGATGTTTAATGGGTGGGGGTTGGTGCAGTATATTGAAGAAAACGAAAGGCTGAGGGCGATACTGAGTGAATGGAGCATGCGAGCAGCAAatgtaatttgttttatttggttttttgACAAACATCATTTCCTGATCAACACATGATCACTGAATCGTTTGTTTATAATGTTAAAGCTTGAGAGAGCTTTGGAAGTGGAGCGTATGTCTAACTCGGAACTACAGAAGGAAGTGGCAGCTGGGCGTAGAAAGCAGATGGTAGAGGCATCTGAGCAATCTCCATTGTAAAAATGACAAACAAAGCTTAGGTTTTGGAATCTCAGAAGTTGGTGCTTTCTTCATGGAATCAAAGCtgcttgcttttttttttctcttataaaTGCTCTCTATCATTTACTTCCTTGTAAATTATGACAGCTTTTTGTTTGCGGTTGAAATGAAGCTATTTGTACAaatgcaaaaaagaaaaacagagtaaatgCTTCTAGAAGGAAATAAGTGTCTCTAAAATGATGTGTGTATCCGCTTGAGTTCTCTTTAGCCACTTGGGCATCAGGCCGTATATACCCTACTTTTtgggtgtttttttttgtttcatgttgAAATCAATTAAGCCAATGTTGAGTTGAGGTGAAGTTGGATTGGTTTATAGAGCTGAAAACAATCAACTTGTACCGGAACCGGTTTAATTGATTCAAGAAAAAGACACATGCCCTTTTTGTTCATGTTATTGTTAGGATAAACTTGAGGAAGGGTTGGAAGCATGGAGCCACCACCGAGTTCGCGACCGGAGGAACCTCCGTCATGGGACGAACTTTACAAAATCAATCTAATGCCATCGGAGCTGTTTCTCAAGTTCCGAAAAGAGCTCCAAGGCCTTCGCGTTGGCGTCAACCTCgaggttctctctctctctctctctttctctctctctaagtaGTCGCTTgattcttgaaattttattccGTCGCTAAGGCATCGGAGAGAGACCTGTTCTGTGCTTGTTTGAGGCATGACATGTTCATCATTGTTTTTCAATCGAATGTTCCAGTTGTATAACGAACCCACGAATGATTACCACGCAAAGCTTGTTTTGAAGCCACTATCACCAGAAAGGAATTGGAAGTTTATTTATGAGCCTTTACACCAAGAAGTTCGTGTTCTTTCAAAGAAGATTCCTATCACCAGATTTCTCAACCTCCaggttctttttttctttagtcGTTGAGTCTATTATTGTgccctctctttctttttttgttctctgttatatattttgtaaatctGAAACTGTAGGTTGGTGTGGGGCATAACTTTCAGATGAATGCAATGGGTTGGAAATGGAAGCTTACCTCTTGTTTGGGTGGAGATGGTGTGTCTCGGATCCGAAACAAAACCACTCTTGGTTTGACTCCTGGTGTCGATTTACGGTTTGGTTGGAGAGCTGATTTTGTACTCCCTGAAGTTACTGGGTAAGTGTCACCAGTTCTGACATCTTTATATCATCCACCAGTTTCCAAATATGTGATTTCACTACGCTCTAGCTAATTGATGGTCTTGATGAATGGAACAGAGCTCTTGGTACTGAAGAACCGTTATTCAACATGAGCTCAGGGCGTTTAGAGGCATCACTGGATAGAGTAGAAGCCATTTTAACACATTCCGAATATCTATAACCAATTACTTGTGTGGTTTCTTTCAAACTAGTCACTATCATCTGATAAACTGTTTGTTCTTGGTTTTATATTGAGATAGTCTTTGTTTTAGGGGTTTTAGGTATACctcaaatatattatgttacatattCAGAAGATCTTGACAATATAAGAAGGCAAACGTAAATACATACAGTATCATATTTACAAGTATTTGCTTAAAACATTTGTTCAACACAgacgaaattttttttttagttatggGATTTGGTAATCACTAGTTTCCTGAAGGTTCATgcaatggttttttttttcctgtaacAAGTTCACGCAATGGATATAATAAAGTAGTGCACATAATCTATTTGGATCTATGTTACAAGTTTAGATGTATGGACTAGATTTGGTTTTATTGAAATTGGCAAATGTCACAAGTATACAATTTGCGACTAATAATGGCTGAATTCAATATCTATACCTCCTAAAGAGAAGGAGACCAATTAGCCAAcggtgtgttttttttttttt is part of the Raphanus sativus cultivar WK10039 chromosome 5, ASM80110v3, whole genome shotgun sequence genome and harbors:
- the LOC108862816 gene encoding protein FIP1 isoform X1; protein product: MSTERRPMTNEENAMFLDILQEAPLFGHRKSRSLVGSYLYLILLAGYAVLAAGAPWIFHHLHHLTPSLLCCCDVALLILTGIFQQYFVFQVQKIRLQGYYSFSQKLKHVVRLPFAIAAYGTAGMLLVIVWDPQISILSTSALQRIIMIAESVCAGFFMSLYIGYVHQYNSVNSRPDVLKSLYSPLQPSSSMDGLRYYEGRLSDQQTALLQYQRENLHFLSEEILSLQEKLSKYEQSDDGRTPQVDLAHLLASRDQELRTLSAEMNQLQSELRLARSLIAERDAEVQRVNNTNSQYIEENERLRAILSEWSMRAANLERALEVERMSNSELQKEVAAGRRKQMVEASEQSPL
- the LOC108862814 gene encoding pentatricopeptide repeat-containing protein At2g06000 isoform X1, encoding MIRSSLATTVGLFHTHTHGGAQARPLKTNTREVTHCPEAWLVKILSTLFVYRVPDSDLCFCYLSKNINPFIAFEVVKKLDDPHIRFRFWEFSRSKLNVRHSFWTYNLLTRSLCKAGLHDLAGKVFECMKSDGVSPNSRLLGFLVSSFAVKGDLRFATALLLQSYEVQGVSMVVNSFLHTLVRLGRVDDAMGLFQKHLKFRSCNDTCTFNILIRGLCGVGKAEKALELLAEMMMTSSPDIVTYNTLIKGFCESNDLNKAYDMFCEVKSRKGCSLDVVTYTSMMSGYCKAGKVKEASLLFDEMVGLGIYPNNITFNVLVDGYSKAGDMSSAEVVRGKMESFGCFPDVVTYTSLIDGYCRVGQVNKGFSLWEEMTAEGMFPNAFTYSILINALCKENRLLRARDLLRQLACEGVVSKPFLYNPVIDGFCKAGKVNEANVIVAEMEKTKCKPDKITFTILIIGNCMKGRMGEAVSIFHKMVAIGCSPDKITVSSLLSCLLKAGMAKEAYQLNQIAVKCQSNDVASQETKAVNVTVAAC
- the LOC108862816 gene encoding protein FIP1 isoform X2, which produces MSTERRPMTNEENAMFLDILQEAPLFGHRKSRSLVGSYLYLILLAGYAVLAAGAPWIFHHLHHLTPSLLCCCDVALLILTGIFQQYFVFQVQKIRLQGYYSFSQKLKHVVRLPFAIAAYGTAGMLLVIVWDPQISILSTSALQRIIMIAESVCAGFFMSLYIGYVHQYNSVNSRPDVLKSLYSPLQPSSSMDGLRYYEGRLSDQQTALLQYQRENLHFLSEEILSLQEKLSKYEQSDDGRTPQVDLAHLLASRDQELRTLSAESELRLARSLIAERDAEVQRVNNTNSQYIEENERLRAILSEWSMRAANLERALEVERMSNSELQKEVAAGRRKQMVEASEQSPL
- the LOC130512735 gene encoding uncharacterized protein LOC130512735; the protein is MEPPPSSRPEEPPSWDELYKINLMPSELFLKFRKELQGLRVGVNLELYNEPTNDYHAKLVLKPLSPERNWKFIYEPLHQEVRVLSKKIPITRFLNLQVGVGHNFQMNAMGWKWKLTSCLGGDGVSRIRNKTTLGLTPGVDLRFGWRADFVLPEVTGALGTEEPLFNMSSGRLEASLDRVEAILTHSEYL
- the LOC108862814 gene encoding pentatricopeptide repeat-containing protein At2g06000 isoform X2 encodes the protein MIRSSLATTVGLFHTHTHGGAQARPLKTNTREVTHCPEAWLVKILSTLFVYRVPDSDLCFCYLSKNINPFIAFEVVKKLDDPHIRFRFWEFSRSKLNVRHSFWTYNLLTRSLCKAGLHDLAGKVFECMKSDGVSPNSRLLGFLVSSFAVKGDLRFATALLLQSYEVQGVSMVVNSFLHTLVRLGRVDDAMGKAEKALELLAEMMMTSSPDIVTYNTLIKGFCESNDLNKAYDMFCEVKSRKGCSLDVVTYTSMMSGYCKAGKVKEASLLFDEMVGLGIYPNNITFNVLVDGYSKAGDMSSAEVVRGKMESFGCFPDVVTYTSLIDGYCRVGQVNKGFSLWEEMTAEGMFPNAFTYSILINALCKENRLLRARDLLRQLACEGVVSKPFLYNPVIDGFCKAGKVNEANVIVAEMEKTKCKPDKITFTILIIGNCMKGRMGEAVSIFHKMVAIGCSPDKITVSSLLSCLLKAGMAKEAYQLNQIAVKCQSNDVASQETKAVNVTVAAC